The following coding sequences lie in one Rothia sp. SD9660Na genomic window:
- a CDS encoding FAD-dependent oxidoreductase produces the protein MAFNKIAQDRPRVLIVGGGYVGFTVAKKIQKVIKESGGVVTVVDPNPYMTYQPFLPEVAAGSMEGRNATVPLRQHLRDSEIIGGRVVAINHATKTATIEPINAGATFELTYDEIVLGAGAVTRAFPIPGLAEVAIGMKTVEEAVSVRNWVLERIEIASLTTDEDERRRALTFVIVGGGFAGVETISELEDMAREAINRNDRLRISDLRFVMVEAAPRIMPEVPADRAEKVVAELRARGIEVLLNTSLSDATDGHLQLINMGDKSPAGELDTDTLIWTAGVAASPMLKDTDFPIDERGRVRVQADLRVAGDDGIIEDAWAAGDNAAVPDLSGGGVGGFCVPNAQHASRQALKLAENLLAKRRGEALTDYYHETIGVVAGLGLWKGVANFKGKTIGGPLAWLMHRGYHGTAIPTTERTARVMATWALNQIFGRDTSSIRHQRSPRRAFQQATGTAPEKTKAKL, from the coding sequence ATGGCATTCAACAAGATTGCACAGGACCGCCCCCGCGTCCTTATCGTCGGCGGCGGCTACGTCGGCTTCACCGTCGCAAAGAAGATCCAGAAGGTTATCAAGGAGTCCGGCGGCGTCGTCACCGTTGTCGACCCCAACCCCTACATGACCTACCAGCCCTTCCTCCCCGAAGTTGCAGCAGGCTCCATGGAAGGCCGTAACGCCACCGTACCCCTGCGCCAGCACCTGCGCGACTCAGAAATCATCGGCGGCCGCGTCGTAGCCATCAACCATGCTACCAAGACCGCAACCATCGAACCCATCAACGCCGGTGCAACCTTCGAACTGACCTACGACGAAATCGTCCTGGGCGCAGGCGCCGTCACCCGTGCCTTCCCCATCCCCGGCCTGGCCGAGGTTGCCATCGGTATGAAGACCGTTGAAGAAGCAGTCTCTGTTCGCAACTGGGTTCTCGAACGCATCGAAATTGCTTCCCTGACCACCGACGAGGACGAGCGCCGTCGCGCCCTCACCTTCGTCATCGTCGGCGGCGGTTTCGCGGGTGTTGAAACCATCTCCGAACTTGAAGACATGGCCCGCGAAGCCATCAACCGCAACGACCGTCTGCGCATCTCAGACCTGCGCTTCGTTATGGTCGAAGCAGCCCCCCGCATCATGCCCGAGGTCCCCGCAGACCGCGCCGAAAAGGTCGTCGCTGAACTGCGCGCCCGCGGCATCGAGGTCCTGCTCAACACCTCACTCTCCGACGCCACCGATGGTCACCTGCAGCTCATCAACATGGGCGACAAGTCACCCGCAGGTGAACTCGACACCGACACCCTGATCTGGACTGCCGGCGTAGCAGCGTCCCCCATGCTCAAGGACACCGACTTCCCCATCGACGAGCGCGGCCGCGTCCGTGTGCAGGCTGACCTGCGCGTTGCCGGCGATGATGGCATCATCGAGGACGCCTGGGCAGCAGGCGACAACGCAGCTGTACCCGACCTCTCCGGTGGCGGCGTCGGTGGCTTCTGCGTACCTAACGCCCAGCATGCCTCCCGTCAGGCCCTCAAGCTGGCAGAAAACCTGCTGGCCAAGCGCCGCGGCGAAGCTCTGACCGACTACTACCACGAGACCATCGGTGTCGTTGCCGGTCTGGGCCTGTGGAAGGGTGTAGCTAACTTTAAGGGCAAGACCATTGGTGGCCCCCTGGCCTGGCTCATGCACCGCGGCTACCACGGCACCGCTATCCCCACCACCGAGCGTACCGCACGCGTCATGGCCACCTGGGCACTCAACCAGATCTTCGGCCGCGACACCTCATCGATTCGTCACCAGCGTTCACCCCGCCGTGCCTTCCAGCAGGCTACCGGCACCGCACCCGAGAAGACCAAGGCAAAGCTCTAG
- a CDS encoding S8 family serine peptidase, whose protein sequence is MAFRRLPTGTALLTSGLALATALALSALPARATTASPSASTSASPTASASASASPSALASVPTIAAPKGDSIRARQYWLTQYGFTDLWKQTTGKGVTVAVIDTGVDGTHQDLAGNVDSGYDASTGTTKNKGWKGLGVEPEHGTLVASVIAGHGHDDGTTPANSGEPGESAGMIGVAPDATILPISLELGTTSATIRSVDEQIPDAVRYAVDNGADIINLSVGSDKTSWPESWDSAFAYAEEKGVIIIASAGNRGAGLTQVGAPATMPGVLTVGGVDKNKQDSWSSSSQGISIAVSAPSESMIGAIPNNKYATWSGTSAAAPIVAGLAALIMEEYPDLTGNQVIQRIIASSDDAGADGRDVLYGYGIINPKAALAESTPDDTDTNPLGSMSDWINVHRKTTASASPSVSETPVHQAGETITEAAAPAPLRPVEDSGILPFIVLAAFTLWVGIITFGSIHQLTNIVKRSRRR, encoded by the coding sequence ATGGCCTTTCGGCGACTCCCCACCGGCACCGCCCTGCTCACCAGCGGCCTGGCTCTAGCCACCGCTCTGGCGCTCAGTGCCCTCCCTGCCCGAGCCACCACGGCGAGCCCCTCGGCTAGCACCAGCGCCAGCCCCACAGCAAGTGCGTCAGCCAGCGCCAGCCCCAGTGCCCTGGCCTCGGTGCCCACCATCGCAGCCCCCAAGGGCGACTCTATCCGTGCCCGCCAGTACTGGCTGACTCAGTACGGATTTACCGACCTGTGGAAACAGACCACGGGTAAGGGGGTGACAGTGGCTGTGATTGATACTGGTGTGGACGGCACCCACCAGGACCTGGCTGGTAACGTAGACAGCGGCTACGACGCCTCGACCGGAACCACCAAGAACAAGGGCTGGAAGGGCCTGGGCGTTGAACCCGAACACGGCACCCTGGTCGCCTCAGTGATTGCAGGCCACGGCCACGATGATGGCACCACTCCCGCTAATTCCGGTGAACCCGGGGAGTCCGCAGGCATGATCGGGGTAGCACCCGATGCCACCATTTTGCCCATTTCCCTAGAACTCGGCACCACCAGCGCCACTATTCGCTCGGTCGACGAGCAGATTCCGGACGCCGTGCGCTACGCCGTCGATAACGGGGCCGATATCATCAACCTGTCTGTGGGCTCCGATAAAACCAGCTGGCCCGAATCCTGGGACTCAGCATTTGCCTACGCCGAAGAAAAGGGCGTCATTATCATCGCCTCTGCCGGCAACCGCGGTGCCGGGCTCACCCAGGTGGGCGCCCCCGCCACCATGCCCGGGGTGCTCACCGTTGGCGGCGTTGATAAGAACAAGCAGGACTCCTGGTCCTCATCCTCCCAAGGTATCTCTATCGCTGTCTCTGCCCCCAGTGAGTCCATGATCGGCGCTATCCCCAACAATAAGTACGCCACCTGGTCGGGCACCTCAGCGGCTGCTCCCATCGTCGCCGGTCTTGCTGCCCTCATCATGGAGGAATACCCCGATCTAACCGGCAACCAGGTGATCCAGCGCATCATCGCTTCCAGCGACGATGCAGGGGCGGACGGACGCGACGTCCTCTACGGCTACGGCATCATCAACCCCAAGGCTGCCCTCGCCGAATCGACTCCAGATGATACCGATACCAACCCCCTGGGCTCCATGAGCGACTGGATTAACGTCCACCGCAAAACCACCGCTTCAGCTTCCCCCAGCGTCAGTGAAACCCCCGTCCACCAGGCCGGTGAAACCATCACCGAGGCAGCCGCCCCTGCACCCCTCCGCCCCGTTGAAGACTCCGGCATCTTGCCCTTCATCGTGCTGGCAGCCTTCACCCTGTGGGTCGGCATCATCACCTTCGGCTCCATTCACCAGCTGACCAATATCGTGAAGCGTAGCCGTCGCCGCTAG
- a CDS encoding DUF2975 domain-containing protein, translated as MIGFVLKSVSLLVAIWGMWSMLNRIKNGQLYTEETSQRAVVVAYAVLGWLVGNGIEGMGNNFLAHRLGLNDQWSGGLLTNTSVMVLVFLLLAMLYVLQGSIRQAIELQEEVDDLV; from the coding sequence ATGATAGGTTTTGTGCTCAAGTCGGTGAGCCTACTGGTTGCTATATGGGGGATGTGGTCCATGCTGAATCGCATTAAGAATGGTCAGCTGTACACCGAAGAGACATCACAACGTGCGGTTGTCGTTGCCTATGCAGTACTCGGCTGGCTGGTTGGAAACGGCATCGAAGGCATGGGTAATAATTTCCTTGCGCACCGTCTTGGCCTGAACGACCAGTGGAGCGGTGGTCTACTCACCAATACTTCAGTCATGGTTCTTGTCTTCCTGCTGCTTGCGATGCTGTACGTCCTGCAGGGGTCGATTCGTCAGGCAATTGAGCTTCAGGAAGAGGTTGATGACCTTGTCTGA